From the Anguilla rostrata isolate EN2019 chromosome 12, ASM1855537v3, whole genome shotgun sequence genome, the window AATGTCAAACTTACGCCATTATTTGGGGTTCCCAATGTACTGGGGTTCCCAATGTCCTCAAACCTGTCCTTGCAAGACAAATTCTAGTGATGGAACCTCATGAAAAACCCATAGGATACTGCCcagtaatttaaaaagtttaagatTCAGAGGACATAAGTCAAGGGGAAACATTAGTTTTTCAAGCTGGACTTTCAATTTACTAGCGTGTCTAGCAATGTTCATGTACTACTGTTGCACAGATTGGCTAGCTGGTCGGCTTGTGCATCAGGCTCCCTAAAGGTGCTCACCCCCACAGTACCATCAATAGACCAGCCCTGAATTcacattaatttgaaaaaataacccCCAGCACATTTGTGCTTTAATATCACTGAAGACCTGTGGAGAGTTTGTGGCCCCAGCTCAGTCACGACTGTGGCCGTAATGCCAGCACTCCAGAGAGAACGTTCTGCGTTTGACctcctcccagcatgcaatgggcCGAGTGGCCCATGCGTTCCGGTGTGTCGCCACACCCGTAGATCCCTGTGCGTACCTGCCTGTGGCCTTGTATTTGTGAATGAATGTAGCCTGTAAATAAAGAGATGTTACCTCAACCTGTGTGAGTCAGCTGGACTGAGCTATAATTTGGGATAActtggcggtgggggtgggtaaCACCACAACAGCACTGTCCTGCCAAGGGGGTGACAAGATGAGGGGTTTGAGATAGCAACTGTTGCCTGGACAATACCATGTTTGGAATGTATGCCCATCAGCACCAAACTGAGCTGCTGAGCTTTAATAGAAACCTGGTGTGTGTCCAGTGTCCGAAACCATGTGAAGGGCTAATCCAGTAAGGGGCTGGGGTGCGGGGCGTGAGGGGGGTGTGGATGGTCAAATGAATTTCCATTCACTCTATTCAGGAAACGcttagaaattaaattaattaactgaaataTGCTTGTCATGCTCTTCAAGGGCATTTCaagtaattaattgaatttcacaTTGTTTTCTGAATTGACTGACCTGAAGTGGGATTTGACCCCCTAAACCCCTGCTGCCCAGCAACGCACAGGCACAGGTAGGCAGACAGCCCCACCCAGGGTCATGCCCAGAACtgtggcatgctgggagataAGGGCAGGGGGTGGCAACTCCCTGCGTTGGCACTCAGAACCAGCCTGGCGTGCCTCTGAAGGGCCCCAAGCATCTCTCTGGTGTAAACAATCCGTGCCCCCCAGAGAGCTAATGAGATAATTATCCCCAGCTGGGCCTTAACGAGGCACAAGCAACCTCCCACATGGCCCTCCCAGACACTCTGCAGTCTCTGTGCCACTGACAGCTGATCCCAGACCAGGGAGGCCAGCCTCAATCCTGATCCCCAAGAGTTAATGTGAACAAAGCTGGAACTGATCCAGGACCAGCAGTTTAAATAAAGTGCATCTTTTTTGAGCCTGGAAAAGGCCACTGAGTGAGAGCACACTAACCCTgtcctacacacatgcacacacacacatacacaaacacacatacacacactcctcgatttacacatgcatgtgcacacacacatatacacacaggcacactcgcACATAAACCCATTCactcatgtgtatgtgcactcGTACATACAACCACAAACgcacataaatatacacatgcgtgcactttcacacacaggcattgtACACATGCGTATGTGCTCAAGCACAGTgtacacacttgcatgcattcAAAGAAACGCGTATGCCCACAACGCTTACAAGCATTCAAACACGCATGAGCAAAAGGGAGAAGAGAAGatgaaggttttcattttctcttcaaCTTTTCAAAACAGAACGCCGAATGTTCACTTCTCTTTGAGCCACTCATAAATATGCTCTGTACAGACGTTTGCACAGAACGGCTGAACTGTGGTGATGGTGTTCGAAAGCTAAAGCAGCAGGGTGGCCGTTCTCCGGCAGAAGAAAGAGTTTTCtgtagcacccccccccccactacccacTCCATCTGGACACAGTTATAGAGACCAGGAACCTGGAGTATTTCCTGTTGAGAAattggggggtaggggggagcaCGGGGGTAAATTAAAACCAAGAAATCCAGAAacgcagagaaacagagaaacagactgaCAAATGGAGAAAGAGCAGAATGAGGGGAAAAATAGAGAAAGGATTGTATAGCCCTTCCCTCCGACATCTGGCTTTGATTAGAGCAGAGGGGGAAGTGGGGAGGGGTGATTGAGAGATGTAGGGGGGAAGGGAATCGGAGCAAGGAGGAAATGATGTTGTTGAGTTTGGTTTGAGCTCCTGTCTGTACAGACTGAGCGCATTCTCTTTCTGTATCAGTCTTCCCTGTTCTTCACTCTCGTCTGGAGGAGCTAATGCCAGTCTCGGGAGATGAGTCGTTACCTTCATATTTCAACCACCCCCtatgccccgccccctaccccaacatgcacacaagctctccctgtctctccctctgtccttctctctgtcctgctccccctcctctcctcctcccctctctctctgtcccaattttgaagaaataaaatttatctttgttcatttccatttcctcaCTCAGGAACAAATTTCGTGTTCAAATTGCAATGACTTTTCAATGTACAATATTACAGATGCAGGTTACAAATGTGAGAATTGACTTTCAAAGAGTTTTGCAAattaatttctctctctttttctctccctctccctctctctctctctctctctctctctctctcttcacactcCATTTATGCTGATGCAAAGGAATTCTTAGTGCTTTTTTCCTAATGGATGCATGCCAGAAATTTCCATTTCAGTGCACCATTTGTTTGAGCGATATACTTTACCAGTACTTGAATGTGACTGGTGCAGAACTTAtcccccataccccccaccGACTATCACAAACAATGCATGCCATTTGCAGTGGCCATGGTTTTATGTGGAGTTCATGTGTCACATTTTTACTGTGATAAAAACAGTTTTACCAAAAAATGTGGTTTGATAATATCCTTGTACACTCCCACTAGATAATGTGTTTTGCGTGTCTGGGACAGGTTTTAAATGGATATGCATTGCTTTGCTGAACTGCTGAACAAACGATATAATATAGATGTGAATGAATGTCATGTAGAAAAGGCAGTTTGAAAGCAGGAGGCTTCAGATCAGCCATGTGGTGAAAGCGGTGCCTGTGGTGTGCAAAATGGTATGTGCTGAAGGCAATCAgaggtgtttgggtgggtgggggggagatcCCCTGCTGTGGGCAGACCTGTGCCAGAATCCCCGTTCAGTCAAAGCCAATGCGATGTCAGAGGCGTGGCCATTCTCAAATATCAGAATGCTTACTGACTCCCGAATGTCAGAGAGCATGGTATTTCTGAAATTCCAGAGGGTGTGGTGATGGTGGTCCAGGAATGTCAAAGATTTCAGAATATCACAGAGTGCGGAAGTGCCAGAATGTGATGTCAAAGGGAACGTCAGTTCCTGAGGCAAGAGAGGATTTTTACCTCAGGATTCCCTCTAACCAATGTATCTCtcattgcatttgtttgttttgtgcctCTTAAAACTGCTTAAAATAACCTTTGATGAGGTctcccttttaaaatgttttcagagacAACAGGTTGAAATAAAGGCACCAAAGCACTAATCTGTCAATCATATTCTCCTGCAATCACAAAAAACCTATATTGACACAGGGCAGTAAACACAAATGTTAAACCTTTTCTTTACAATTTGACAAGCGAGTTTAAGTGATGAACTGGACAAATTGTGTTTCTtcgaaaagaaaaataataattattactttTAATTTGCGAGTTTAGGACAAAAGTGAATTGAATCCAGCCAATATTTCTCAATTAAAAACTTAATTTTTCTTGTAGTTTAGGGGTGTTAAAATGGTGTATTCTGCTTGATAGGAACACGCTCAAGATTCTACCATGTATTTAAACTTTCTTTATGTTGTTGACCTACAAACAGCttcctttttttcaatttacagTCCGCTCCCACcgcatctttattgaacaaacactgccacctgctggatgTAGCTGTAGGGTCAGAAAGGCCTTTCCAGACATTTAGCAAAAGTTAAGAGACCACGAggacaacaaacagcagataCACTGATTAGAACAAAATGTCCGTTTTGTGCAAGGAATGGAATATGAAAATTCAATATCTTCTAGCGAGTGCAAAAGTATGGTTTGTATGAGATGGTTTGTATGTATAATGCGGTTACATTTGTGTATTGGCCTTTTCTGTCTAAGCATTTAACCAAATTCTGCTTAAGTTGCCTTTTAATCAGGAGAGAATGCAGTGAAAATTGTACCTAAATATACGTTTAAATGGCACaaacatcagtaacacaaatcATTTagtctgtctccatgtgctaaAGCCAGGTTTACAGCAAGTCATGGCCCCTGTGGGCCCGGCAGCTATTCTGTAGTTAgtttatttgtctgtctgtctgtgaacaAATGTACCTGGAAAAGGGTTATTTCGTTATTGCGAAAGGATTACAGCAATAAAGAGAAGTACTTGTGAAGTCAAGGCAGAGAAAGTTACACTTTCCCATTTGCCAGTCAAGTTTataaaaaactttattcatatcaatgaaatgctttttacaaacaaaaacctgccaGCTCCTTAAGTTCTTTTCTACTATATAAGCAGTATAAGCATTAAATGGTTGTACTGTACATGAGACAAAATTCAATTTGTTCATTAACATTTGTTCTTGGATAGAaatgattaataataatgataattaccTGTTATATGCCAAACTAAGGTATCTGCTAAAAATGACTTGTCACTTATAATGGTGGGATGTAGCGCAGCCTGGGAATGTGATGAAAGGAGCTAGCGTCAGGATACTGctactgttgtttgttttctaattttcattctaaaaaaaactgGTAGTCTAGTTGTAGCTGTGAAAATGACTGACAGGTCATATGGCCTCGCCACCTCCTCATCCCAGCCTCGCCCCTTAATTTCAACAGCCACACCTCCAGCCCTTACATAGTTTTCTCCTGGATGTTGTCGCTGGTGCTCTTGGTGACGGAGAAGCTGGGCCCGCTGCGGCTGGGTTCCTCGGCCATGAAGCTGAGCATGCCGCGGAAGGACTGCCTCATGCTGTCCTTGAAGCTGCGGCCCAGGCACACGTAGAGCAGCGGGTTGAGGCAGCTGTTGAAGTAGGCCAGGCAGAGCGTCAGGACGCCGGCCAGCCGCAGGGATGAAATCCACGGCTTTTCGTGGGGCGTGACTCGGAGCAGGAAGTCTGTCACGTGCAGTGGGAGCCAGCACAGGAAGAAGCTGACCACCACGGCGCCGATCACCCGCCGCGTGCGCCGGGAACGggcgccgcccccccgcccccggctcgGCCCCTGCGCCGTTCGGGCGTACACCACCCAGTGGCACGCCACGATGATCAGGAAGGGCAGGAGGAACCCCAGCAAGAATTGCACGATATTCACCACCAAGGAGGCCTGTCTGCTGAGGCTGGGCGAGCACACTACCTTTTCGCTTCCCATGCTTACTTTCTGCATGTAGAATACGTGGGGCAAGCTCAGGACCAGCGCCAGGGCCCACGCCCCCAGGCACACCCACCTGGCGTGCCTGGGGGTCCGTCGGTTCTGGCACCACACGGGCCGGGTGACCAGCAGCCAGCGGTCCAGGCTGATGACCACCAGCAGCAGGACGCTGCAGTACATGGTCAGGTTGAACACGGCAGGAAGAAGCTTGCAGCCCACCTGGCCATAGGGCCAGTGCTGGTCCTGGGCCAGCGGAACCATCAGCAGGGGCAGCGACAGGCAGCACAGCAGGTCCGCCAGGGCCAGGTGCCGGAACCACTGCGAGTTCACTGAGCGCGGCATTCGGAACGCCGTCACCCATGCGACCACAGCATTACCGGGGGCGCCCAGCAGGAACACCAGGCCATAACACACCAGGGCGGCCAACTGGGGGGGTCCTAGCTGCGTGGGGCCGTCTAAGTCTGACCAGGGATCAGTTGAGCAGTCGTCATCAAAGTCATCTGTGCAGTTGGAGTTGAAAAAGTCGTCGAATGACATCTTCTACAAGGGCCGTAGTGTCACATTCAGAGAAGAAGagcggagcagagagagagcaaagaaaTACGTGACTTTACTTTTAATTGTACAGTCTTTGACAAAAATCCCAAACTTTCATGTTCTTACTTGCTTACAAAGGCAAACATAAATGTGCCTTTCCTTTTACTGGTTGTTAACTAAAATCACTAGAAGAGATTGCAAGTGCACAGATGCATGATTACGTCCTTTATTGTGAAATTATTCCTCGTTGTGGCTGCTCTTTCAGATTACAGAAATATCgtttaatgcctttttttttatgcctgtgtgtcagtcttcACCACTGCCTCTTGGTTCATTTTAGTTCAGGTCAATGCaattcattatattacattccATGAGTAGACTTAGTGGAAGCTTTTATCTAGAGCAACTTTATCCAGAACATCAGCGTTAGTCTCAGGAatgatgcattacattataGTCATTTATCAGAGGCTCTTCTCCAGAGTGACAAAAAGTTGTAGAGAACTTTAGTGTTACCCTTAAGAACAGTGGTTTtgaaactcggtcctggggatGCTGGTTTTGGTTCCTACCACAATTGCAATcgcagaattttaacaagctgttagtttttcttaattatgggtttttcatgtttagagggattattttaCCCTTTAGGCCACAATATGTCAAAAATTGTAAAGCATACCattaagataaaaccacaaaagTTAAAAACCACattaagataaaaccacaaacCAGATACTATTTGATGATGCTTAACTGGGTGTGGTGCAATGCATTAAAGATTCATCGCCGCTGCAAGTGGCTACAACTGCCGATAAAACCCAAATATGCATGAGCACTCTCattctttcctccctctccttttcactTGACTTGACCTCCCTTTCTCTTATCATCTCTCAATCACttctgtttttcagaatcaTTTGCTTGTACCAAGTcacttccttcctccctctctctcccccccaccctctctcttccGTGCTCTCTCACTGCCCTCTTGGTTTCTGATGTTCTATCCtcttctttcctcctctctctctccattgctCACTGTCATCTCTTGCCCTCTGTCTTTCAGTTTCTCACTGTCCTCCCTCCACCTCTTGTCCctcagcaacccccccccctccccgaagcTACGTAGTGCAATTTTACAACTGTGAAACAGATTAACAGAATGTTCCAACCCAACAATCAGATTACACCACATAAAACTGGATCAAGAGATTATAGcaggtggaaaaaataaatgtatcctTTATCTTTCTTCTCTCATATCCCAGAGGAGGTTTGGGACATGAAGTCTGAACGGACCCTGTTCGAAACCTGTCTTATGGAACCAGCTGCTAGGGGCTGTGGTTAAAAGCTAGTCAGTCAATGTCCTGGCAGTAACCCAAGGACCCATTGGTGGACTCCAGCGGATAGGGAGGCTGTCAAGCTGATGAGGTGTTCTGGGTCTGGCTGGTTTGGAGGACTCATGATTTAGCAGACAGGTGCTAGCAGGCAAaaaaggagaggggaaaggagggaACCATCCAGCCTGTTCTTAGCCAGGGCAATGAAACTCAGAGCTTGACTGGGGATATTTTCAAAAGGTGAAAGGAACACTTTGAGGAACTCCTAAATCTAACAGACACGCCCTCTGTTTAGGTGGCAGAGTTTGAACAATCTGAGGGATCAGAGCCCATTTCTGTAGCTGAACCACTGGAGTGGTTGGAGGGCTCCTCACTGGCAGAGCACCAGGGGGAAATGTTGAAGGCTCTGTGTGTTGTTGGAGTGTTGCGACTGACATGAATTTTCAATGCCACGTGGAGGTCAGGAACAGTGCATTTGGAATAGAAGACCAGGGTGGCGGTTCCCATCGTTAAGAAAGGAGTCATTTATGCCAGGAGAAAGGTTATGCAAAGGTTCTGGAAAGATTATGACCGGTAGTCCAACCTCAGATTCAAGAGGAACAATGCGGGTTTTGTCCAGGTCATGGAACAGCGGACCAACTTCTCAACCCCACGCAGATGTTTAAGGGGGATATGGGAATTTGCTTATCCAGTCTATATGTGTTTTGTGAATTTGGATAAGATATATGACCACGTTCCTCAGGGTATCTTGAGGGAGGTGCTGTGGGAGT encodes:
- the c5ar1 gene encoding C5a anaphylatoxin chemotactic receptor 1, which translates into the protein MSFDDFFNSNCTDDFDDDCSTDPWSDLDGPTQLGPPQLAALVCYGLVFLLGAPGNAVVAWVTAFRMPRSVNSQWFRHLALADLLCCLSLPLLMVPLAQDQHWPYGQVGCKLLPAVFNLTMYCSVLLLVVISLDRWLLVTRPVWCQNRRTPRHARWVCLGAWALALVLSLPHVFYMQKVSMGSEKVVCSPSLSRQASLVVNIVQFLLGFLLPFLIIVACHWVVYARTAQGPSRGRGGGARSRRTRRVIGAVVVSFFLCWLPLHVTDFLLRVTPHEKPWISSLRLAGVLTLCLAYFNSCLNPLLYVCLGRSFKDSMRQSFRGMLSFMAEEPSRSGPSFSVTKSTSDNIQEKTM